One Hippea jasoniae genomic window, ACAATGCAACAAAAATATTTTCATGGAATTCCGTTACACTAAGAAAAGGTATTTACACAATATCAGGAAAAATCTATCTAAAAAGCCAACAGATCAGCGAAAATACCACAAATAACAATTACCCACCCAAAAAACTTTATTGCGGCGATTACCCGGATATAGCAGTAGTAAGTATGGCAAAAGACCTTAAATGCAACCTGTTTATCACATTAAAGAATTTAGGTGGAAGACTCCCAAATCAGGCCTACAACCCAACAAATGGTGTAAAAATACAGCTATCAGAACACGGCAAAGGTCTTTTGGGCTTCTCATTAAAGATTGTTGATCCTCATAAAAAACTTCAAAAACCCCACTCAACTTTAAGGTTTAAGTTACCATTCCATACAAAATTAAAACCTGGATCCAATCCCATAACCGTTAAGGTTTTTACTGGCCCAATCGTAGACAAAAATCCAACTAACAACAGCATGAAAAGAAACTTCTACTGTGTTTCAAGAAAAGACAAAGACATGTTAAAAAACGGCATAAACAAAAAACCAACCCATAGCTGGGATTATTAGGAGGAGGTGTTTTATGAGAAGATTTTTGTTTTTAGCGGTTTTTGTTGCTATATTTAGTTTATCTGTTTCTACCCTGGCATACTCCTTGCCTAAATATCAGGCAATATGTGAAAGATTGGGCGAGCTTGAAGGCTATACTGTGGTAGACAAATGCAGCGGCATGAATATGCAGGGCAACATGGGAGAGATGGTATCGGCTGAAAAAAACTATGCAAACAGCGAAGATAAAGAAAAATACTTCGGTGTTACTGTTCTTGGTGGTGGACAGGCTATGATGATGTGGATGCCGTTTATGACCCACATGACCGTAGAAACAGACAAAGAATTGGTCAAAGTCGTGGATATCGATGGATTAAAAGCAGGAATAAACTACGATAAACAGGAAAACGGCGGCAGTTTAGTAGTATGCTTAAGCAAAACACCTCAAAGCGGTTGTCATGCAATTTTTGGTGTGGAGTTCAAAAACATGGACTACAAAGAAGCACTTGACTTATTAAAAAACTTTGACCTAAAATCGATTGAGAGTCTATTTGAAGAGTAATGATAGGCAGTGAAGTATTTTGGAGCCCATGTAAGCGCACAAGGGGGTGTATCAAACGCCCCCGTAAACGCCCATAAAATCAATGCTACAGCGTTTGCTCTTTTTTTAAAAAATCAAAGAAGATGGCAGGCAAAACCCTTAACACCTCACCAGATAAACGCATTTAAAGAAAACATAAAAAGATTCAACTTTAATAGCCGCTATATCCTGCCTCATGCCAGCTATCTTATAAACCTATGCTCACCAAATGAAGAAAAACTCAAAAAATCCAGACTTGCCTTTATAGATGAGCTAAAAAGGGCTCAATTTCTGGGTCTTAAATATCTAAATGTGCATCCAGGAGCTCATCTAAATCAAATCTCAGAAAAAGAATGTATTGATAAAATGGCTGAGTCGATAAATTTAGCATTAAAAAGCGTGGAAAATGTTATCGTCGTTTTAGAAAATACAGCAGGTGAGGGCAGTGTTTACGGCTATAGATTCAAGCAGCTTAGAAATATTCTTGAAAAAATAGAAGATAATTCTCGTATAGGCGTCTGTATCGACACATGCCACCTTTTTGCAGCAGGCTATAATATTTCAACTTTTGAAGGATTTAATAAAACATTTGAGGAGTTTTCAGAGATAATCGGTTTTAAATATCTAAAGGGCATGCACTTAAACGACTCAAAAGTTGAGTTGGGCAAAAGGGTTGATAGGCACGAAAGCCTTGGAAAAGGTAAAATAGGGCTTGAGGCGTTTAAGTTGATAGCAAGGGATAACCGATTTGACGAAATTCCTTTAATTCTTGAAACCCCAAACCCATCAATCTGGAAAGATGAAATAGCACTTCTTAATAAATTTTACTCCGCCTCAGACTGAGGCTGCAAAGTCTTTTGAGCAGCATAAGCATAAATAATGCCGTTGTAAAGCAACAGATAGTAAAGCATAATGCCCACAGCTATAGAATAGATAATCAAAGCCACTATAAATCCGAACGAAAATCCCGGATTTGTATAAACAAGCATGTTGTTATAATACCCACCAAAGGCGGATGCAAAATAACTTGCAAACACAGCGCCAAAAACAACCACGCCCAAAAATGTTGACAGAGAAGCGATAAGAGAAGAAACGCCGCTTTCCACCATCATCCATACAAAAACAAAAAACATGTAGTTCTGATTGAAGGTTTTTGACCAGAATTTTACATTAAAGTATAAAAACGCCTTATTAAAAGCCTCACCAAAACTATTGCTTTTTAATATTTCACCAAACACAGCAGGCATAATGTAAAGAAAAATCAAGCCAATTGTAATACTTATAATCCCAAACAGGAAATAACCAAAAACACCGAATAGCTTAAAAATAAAGTATAAAATACCCGCTGCTATACTAATACCTATACCAACAACAAAAAGACCTATAAAGGATCCCATGGCGATGGGAAATTTATCAAACAGGATATTGTTTAGTTGAACATTACATATATTTTGCTTCAAAACCTCCTCGTCTTTATATTTAGCAACATAATCACCCACAAACAACTGCACAGATAGCACCAAAAACGCAAGGAACAAAAACAACAAAACACCTATGCCCACTTTTAGCGTAATAATCGATAAAAATAACAATAAACCTAATACCGCAAAAACACCTATAGTAAGTTTTGGATTTAAAACAGAAAACTCCCATGCCCACTTCAAAGCCGATTCGTTGCTTTTTGAAATCACAACAAACCTCCTTATGTTTTTTTGTAATATATCACAAAATTAATAAAAATATCAACAGTTCATAAAAAATTCATTTAGAAATTTTTATAATCTTAAGGAGGTAAAATAAATGGTAGCGGGGGGAGGATTTGAACCTCCGACCTTCGGGTTATGAGCCCGACGAGCTACCAGACTGCTCCACCCCGCGTCAAGCGGTTTTAAATTTAATCCATTTAGGACAAAAAGTCAAGCTTTTTTTGGTGCCGGGGGCGGGACTCGAACCCGCACGGGGTCGCCCCCACTGGATTTTGAGTCCAGCGCGTCTACCAGTTTCACCACCCCGGCTGACTTTAGCGATTATACCGATTTGGATAGAAGTGTCAATAATTTACTTGATAAATAGGTAGTCTTTTTGCTATAGATTTAGTTAACTAAATGTTAAAAGGGGACAGCTTATGCCTGAAGAGATGGAATTTATCGAAAGGGAGACGGATAATATCGAAGAAGTGATAGATGATGCAGCCAAAACCTTAGGCTACCCCAAAAAATTCCTCGATTTTGAAATATTAGAAGAACAAGAAAGCAAAGACAATATAGGCAA contains:
- the nfo gene encoding deoxyribonuclease IV; its protein translation is MKYFGAHVSAQGGVSNAPVNAHKINATAFALFLKNQRRWQAKPLTPHQINAFKENIKRFNFNSRYILPHASYLINLCSPNEEKLKKSRLAFIDELKRAQFLGLKYLNVHPGAHLNQISEKECIDKMAESINLALKSVENVIVVLENTAGEGSVYGYRFKQLRNILEKIEDNSRIGVCIDTCHLFAAGYNISTFEGFNKTFEEFSEIIGFKYLKGMHLNDSKVELGKRVDRHESLGKGKIGLEAFKLIARDNRFDEIPLILETPNPSIWKDEIALLNKFYSASD